In a single window of the Raphanus sativus cultivar WK10039 unplaced genomic scaffold, ASM80110v3 Scaffold0886, whole genome shotgun sequence genome:
- the LOC108811605 gene encoding methyl-CpG-binding domain-containing protein 9 isoform X2 — protein MELTDSTKPQLGESRSAALDEDNRSFLGIDLNEIPSAGVVTPGGAVQDDDGEYEPVEVVRSIHDNPDPAPGAPAEVPEPDRDAACGACGRPESMELVVVCDACERGFHLCCVSDGAEAAPSADWMCSDCVTGGERSKLWPLGVKSKLILDMNASPPSDAEGYGAEDTSDSRKQHMLASTSCMGNTFEHSSFLIPGRAHTLGFGFPSDLGNRFPSLDPSELLLQNLRHFISERHGVVLEDGWRVEFKQPLNGYHLCAVYCAPSGKTFSSIQDVASYLGLATNGNYRCMDAEITNQTSLPPERLNMPKRRKTSRWPNNNFPEQKGSSAVESLSSGNNGCGCEEANKGLPMQFEDFFVLSLGRIDIRQSYHNVNMIYPIGYKSCWHDKITGSLFTCEVSGGCSGPVFKITRSPCSTSFLPVGSTVFSCPKIDKMVEQNIDKRGDRRDSIQDNDDTVEILLSDPSPPLGDDILSCLREKNISNTFNCLRSEVGPSLLDLNNTLSYNQQHGIEIGEIVVEEDSLSVAWKKVSQKLVDACFNVLKHKGSMNFRCKHVDRETREINWDTVNEKDDVILSLSRFCCSLAPNSATRGEKDSSEIASLVDVLSRWLDQSRFGLDADFVQEMIERMPGAESCSNYRSLKTRSSSVSVTVAEGALVVKPKGGENVREEVLDEISRKAKRHKLNVGHGLSNPHPPPGRPMCLRLPPGVVGDFLQVSEVFWRFREILGLGEAFSSEKLEQEIVNPLFDGFFLDKYGKEVHRSEMNISDKDCTASKILSLLDESRQPFSSENTSASVLKETKAGNSTGFNISYSSRGPCFGELLTKTHISLLQVLICELQSKVAAFVDPNFDSGESRSRRGRKKDDSTLSAKKNKLHMLPVNEFTWPELARRYILSLLSMNGNLESAEIAARESGKVFRCLQGDGGLLCGSLTGVAGMEADSMLLAEATKKIFGSLTRENDVLSVEDDDSDGLDATETNACNGDIPEWALVLEPVRKLPTNVGTRIRKCVYEALERNPPEWAKKILEHSISKEVYKGNASGPTKKAVLSLLAEVRGGDMVQKSVKGTKKRTSIGVSDVIMKKCRAVLRDVAAVDEDKVFCTLLGRKLLNLNDNDDDGLLGSPAMVSRPLDFRTVDLRLAVGAYDGSTEAFLEDILELWSCLRVMYADQPDSLELVETLSEKFKSLYEAEVLPLVQKLMDYRKLECLSAEMRKEIKDIVVSVNKLPKAPWDEGVCKICGVDKDDDSVLLCDTCDAEYHTYCLNPPLIRIPDGNWYCPSCVIAKGMAQDALESNKLVRRRKGRKYQGELTRGSMETTARLVDVMEGKDYWEFSAEERILLLKLLCDELLSSSLVHQHLEQCAEALIEMQQKLRSLSSEWKNTKMRQEFLTAKLAKVEPSILKEMGEPQNSSSFADYRGCNQQQESVGDRVPHDDDASSAAFLNNNQGKAPLETDAQTGESNVISRENKIPTPEKVTSPGRNESPIEVTDHMSCEREDTTETLDKSAGRNHETHTIKPNAVELKTAHDASSVASQELQACQQDLNATSNEIQNLQQSIGSIESQILRQSIRRDFLGSDASGRLYWGCYFAEEHPRILVDGSMSLQKSVQVDLTGSKVPSPFLHAVDHGRLMVSPWTYYETEAEISKLVLWLHDDDPKERGLRESILCWKRLRFGDLKREIKQAENSSSPTLPGNLVTKAAMSMEKRYGPCIKLEIETYKKRGKKTKFAEREKLCRCECLESILPSMIHCLVCHKTFASDDEFEEHAESKCVPYSLATEEGKEKYDSSKAKESLKSDYLSVKSSAGKDKAEISNVSELDSGLIRYQEEESISPYHFGDICSKFVTKDSNRDLVNEIGLISSNGSPTFLSLPSIHFNDSMLISATGSKLDGGDSGDQVMFTGSEANGEDLNSESLDRSVTNDLGSPLNKLNGVGFGNSEEKNKNSTGSGLKGYCVVPQASLKRVTGKALQVFRFLKTNLLDMDVALPEEALRPSKSHPDRRRAWRAFVKSAQSIFELVQAAIVVEDMIKTEYLKNEWWYWSSLSAAVKISTLSALSLHIFSLDAAIMYDKSITESDPMDETKEIGLQEQKSQAVTDTQERSSRANRRSGKKRKEPEGS, from the exons ATGGAACTCACTGATTCTACGAAACCGCAACTCGGAGAGAGCAGGAGCGCCGCTCTCGACGAAGACAATCGCTCCTTTCTCGGCATCGATCTCAACGAAATCCCTTCCGCCGGCGTCGTTACTCCTGGCGGCGCTGTCCAGGACGACGACGGAGAGTACGAACCCGTTGAAGTTGTTAGGTCAATTCACGATAACCCGGACCCAGCGCCTGGAGCCCCCGCGGAGGTTCCTGAGCCGGATCGGGATGCGGCGTGCGGCGCCTGCGGAAGGCCGGAGTCTATGGAGCTCGTAGTAGTCTGCGACGCTTGTGAGCGAGGGTTTCATCTGTGCTGTGTTAGCGACGGAGCGGAGGCTGCTCCTTCCGCCGATTGGATGTGCAGCGACTGTGTTACCGGTGGCGAGAGGAGCAAACTGTGGCCGTTGGGGGTGAAGTCCAAGCTTATCCTCGATATGAACGCCTCGCCGCCGAGTGATGCCGAGGGTTACGGAGCCGAGGATACATCAGATTCGAG AAAGCAGCATATGCTGGCCAGCACTTCTTGCATGGGGAACACTTTTGAACATTCAAGCTTTCTGATTCCTGGTAGAGCTCATACGTTAGGTTTTGGCTTCCCATCAGACCTGGGCAACAGATTTCCCTCTTTGGATCCAAGCGAGCTCTTGTTGCAAAATCTCAGGCATTTCATATCTGAAAGGCACGGCGTCGTATTAGAAGATGGTTGGCGTGTCGAATTTAAACAACCTTTAAATGGATATCATCTCTGTGCAGTGTATTGTGCCCCGAGTGGGAAAACATTTAGTTCAATACAAGATGTTGCTTCTTATCTGGGCTTGGCTACTAATGGTAACTATCGCTGTATGGATGCTGAAATCACGAATCAGACTTCTCTTCCTCCAGAAAGATTGAATATGCCCAAGAGAAGAAAGACATCAAGATGGCCAAACAACAATTTCCCTGAGCAAAAGGGTAGTTCA GCTGTTGAATCTCTTAGCTCTGGGAATAATGGATGTGGTTGTGAGGAAGCTAAT aAAGGACTTCCTATGCAATTTGAAGATTTCTTTGTCCTGTCGCTTGGACGAATTGACATAAGACAGTCTTACCACAATGTCAACATGATTTATCCAATAGGATATAAGTCCTGCTGGCATGATAAAATCACAGGGTCTTTATTTACTTGTGAAGTATCTGGTGGTTGTTCTGGGCCTGTTTTCAAGATTACAAGGTCACCATGCTCTACATCATTTCTTCCAGTTGGATCGACTGTCTTCTCATGCCCAAAGATTGACAAAATGGTGGAACAGAACATTGACAAACGAGGTGATCGTAGAGACAGTATTCAAGACAATGATGACACTGTTGAGATCCTTCTTTCAGATCCATCCCCACCTCTTGGAGATGATATATTGTCTTGTTTACGGGAGAAGAATATCTCCAATACATTCAATTGCCTGCGCTCGGAAGTTGGTCCTTCTCTACTAGACTTAAATAATACTCTATCCTATAATCAGCAGCATGGGATAGAAATTGGCGAGATTGTTGTGGAAGAAGATTCATTGTCTGTTGCATGGAAAAAGGTGTCTCAAAAACTTGTTGATGCATGTTTTAATGTCCTAAAGCACAAGGGTTCCATGAACTTTCGTTGCAAGCATGTTGACAGAGAAACAAGGGAAATCAACTGGGATACAGTAAATGAGAAAGACGATGTGATTTTATCTTTGTCAAGATTCTGCTGTTCTTTGGCTCCTAACAGTGCTACACGTGGTGAAAAGGATAGTAGCGAGATTGCATCTCTAGTTGATGTTTTGTCAAGGTGGCTTGATCAAAGCAGGTTTGGACTTGATGCAGATTTTGTACAGGAAATGATTGAACGTATGCCTGGTGCCGAATCATGTTCAAATTATAGGTCTCTGAAGACTAGAAGTTCTTCTGTTTCCGTAACTGTAGCAGAAGGAGCGCTTGTTGTCAAACCAAAAGGTGGAGAAAATGTCAGGGAAGAAGTTCTTGATGAGATATCTCGGAAAGCCAAAAGGCATAAACTAAATGTTGGTCATGGTTTAAGCAATCCACACCCTCCTCCCGGGAGGCCAATGTGTTTGAGGCTTCCTCCTGGGGTTGTTGGTGACTTCCTTCAG GTATCTGAAGTGTTCTGGCGTTTCCGTGAAATTTTGGGTTTGGGAGAGGCTTTCTCATCTGAGAAGCTTGAACAGGAGATTGTCAATCCACTGTTCGATGGTTTCTTTCTTGATAAATATGGGAAAGAAGTTCATAGAAGTGAGATGAACATTAGTGATAAGGATTGCACTGCTAGTAAAATTTTGTCTTTGTTGGATGAATCTCGCCAACCTTTTTCTTCTGAAAATACCTCTGCTTCTGTACTAAAAGAGACAAAAGCAGGGAATTCTACCGGGTTCAACATTTCATATTCCTCTCGTGGGCCGTGCTTCGGTGAACTTCTAACAAAGACTCACATTTCGCTTCTGCAAGTGCTAATATGTGAGTTGCAATCCAAGGTAGCTGCATTTGTTGATCCAAACTTTGATTCGGGAGAATCAAGATCTAGACGGGGACGGAAAAAGGATGACAGTACACTTTCTGCTAAAAAAAATAAGCTGCATATGCTTCCTGTTAACGAGTTCACATGGCCTGAATTGGCCCGTAGGTACATTTTGTCTCTTTTATCAATGAATGGGAACCTCGAATCAGCAGAGATTGCTGCCCGTGAAAGTGGTAAGGTATTCCGTTGCTTACAAGGGGATGGTGGTTTGCTCTGTGGTTCACTCACAGGAGTAGCTGGGATGGAAGCCGATTCAATG TTACTTGCAGAggctacaaaaaaaatatttggttcgTTGACAAGAGAAAATGATGTTCTCTCTGTGGAAGATGATGATTCTGATGGCCTTGATGCTACTGAGACAAACGCTTGCAATGGTGATATTCCAGAGTGGGCACTGGTTCTGGAACCCGTGAGAAAGCTTCCAACAAATGTTGGGACTAGAATCAGAAAGTGTGTCTATGAGGCTTTAGAGAGAAATCCACCAGAGTGGGCAAAGAAGATATTGGAGCATTCCATCAGTAAAGAAGTATATAAAGGCAATGCATCAGGACCGACAAAG AAAGCTGTGCTCTCGTTGCTAGCCGAAGTTCGAGGTGGAGATATGGTGCAGAAGTCTGTCAAAGGAACCAAAAAGAGGACGTCTATTGGTGTATCTGATGTCATTATGAAGAAATGTCGTGCTGTGTTGCGTGATGTTGCTGCTGTAGACGAGGATAAAGTGTTTTGCACTTTATTGGGGCGAAAGTTACTGAATTTgaatgataatgatgatgacgGACTCTTGGGATCACCTGCAATGGTTTCGCGTCCCTTAGACTTTAGAACTGTTGATTTGAGGTTGGCTGTTGGTGCGTATGACGGATCAACTGAAGCTTTTCTCGAGGATATTCTTGAG CTGTGGAGTTGTTTACGTGTTATGTATGCGGATCAGCCCGATTCTTTAGAACTGGTTGAAACATTGTCGGAAAAATTTAAGTCACTGTACGAAGCTGAG GTTCTACCTCTTGTTCAGAAACTTATGGACTACAGAAAATTGGAATGTCTAAGTGCAGAGATGAGGAAGGAAATTAAGGACATTGTTGTTTCAGTAAATAAGCTTCCCAAGGCCCCGTGGGATGAGGGGGTATGTAAAATATGTGGCGTTGACAAAGATGATGACAGTGTTCTCTTGTGTGATACGTGCGATGCGGAGTACCACACATATTGTTTGAATCCCCCTCTTATTAGAATTCCAGATGGAAATTGGTATTGTCCCTCATGTGTCATTGCCAAGGGCATGGCTCAGGATGCTTTGGAATCGAACAAACTAGTCAGACGGCGGAAAGGTAGAAAGTATCAGGGGGAACTTACCCGAGGTTCTATGGAAACAACTGCTCGCTTGGTAGATGTGATGGAAGGAAAAGACTACTGGGAGTTCAGTGCTGAGGAG AGAATCCTGCTGCTTAAGCTTCTATGCGATGAACTGCTTAGCTCATCCCTTGTTCATCAACACCTCGAGCAGTGTGCCGAAGCCTTAATTGAAATGCAGCAGAAGTTGCGCTCTCTTTCCTCAGAATGGAAAAACACAAAAATGCGGCAGGAGTTTCTGACGGCTAAACTCGCAAAGGTTGAACCTAGTATTCTAAAGGAAATGGGCGAACCACAAAATTCAAGTAGCTTTGCAGACTACCGTGGATGTAATCAACAACAGGAGAGTGTTGGAGACAGGGTTCCTCATGATGATGACGCTTCCTCTGCTGCGTTTCTTAACAATAATCAGGGAAAAGCTCCGCTTGAGACAGATGCTCAGACTGGAGAGTCAAATGTCATTTCGAGAGAGAACAAAATTCCCACCCCCGAAAAAGTTACATCCCCTGGAAGGAACGAGTCGCCAATAGAGGTAACGGATCATATGTCTTGTGAAAGAGAAGATACTACAGAGACCTTGGACAAATCAGCTGGAAGGAACCATGAAACACACACTATAAAACCCAATGCGGTGGAATTGAAGACAGCACATGATGCATCTTCTGTGGCTTCCCAAGAATTGCAGGCTTGTCAACAGGATTTGAATGCCACTAGTAATGAAATACAGAATCTGCAGCAATCAATCGGAAGCATTGAATCACAGATTCTAAGGCAATCTATACGAAGAGACTTTCTGGGAAGTGATGCTAGTGGTCGTCTATATTGGGGTTGCTACTTCGCGGAAGAACATCCTCGTATTTTGGTTGATGGAAGCATGTCGTTGCAGAAATCTGTACAAGTTGACTTGACAGGTTCAAAAGTTCCCTCCCCATTTCTCCATGCCGTTGACCATGGAAGATTAATGGTCTCACCCTGGACATATTATGAAACTGAAGCGGAGATCAGCAAGCTTGTCCTATGGCTTCATGATGATGACCCAAAAGAAAGAGGCTTGAGAGAGTCTATTTTGTGCTGGAAAAGGTTACGATTTGGGGATCTTAAAAGGGAAATCAAACAAGCTGAGAATTCGTCCTCCCCAACATTGCCTGGGAATCTTGTGACGAAGGCTGCCATGTCAATGGAGAAAAGATATGGTCCATGCATCAAACTAGAGATCGAAACCTATAAAAAACGGGGGAAGAAGACAAAGTTTGCAGAGCGAGAGAAACTGTGTAGATGCGAATGCTTGGAATCCATTTTGCCATCCATGATTCACTGCCTCGTATGCCACAAAACATTTGCAAGTGATGATGAATTTGAGGAGCACGCCGAGAGTAAGTGTGTTCCATATTCATTAGCAACTGAAGAAGGCAAAGAAAAGTATGATTCTTCAAAAGCAAAAGAAAGCCTGAAATCCGATTATCTTAGTGTAAAGTCTAGCGCTGGCAAAGATAAAGCTGAAATATCCAATGTTTCTGAACTTGATTCTGGGCTGATAAGATACCAAGAAGAAGAATCTATTTCCCCATATCATTTTGGGGATATCTGCTCCAAGTTTGTGACAAAGGATTCTAACAGAGATTTGGTTAACGAGATTGGTCTGATCAGTTCAAATGGAAGTCCAACATTTCTTTCGTTGCCATCTATTCATTTTAACGACTCAATGCTCATATCGGCCACTGGCAGTAAGCTAGATGGTGGTGATTCAGGGGATCAGGTGATGTTTACTGGTTCTGAAGCCAATGGTGAAGACTTGAATTCTGAATCATTGGACAGATCGGTCACAAATGATCTTGGCAGTCCGCTGAACAAACTGAATGGAGTGGGATTTGGCAACTCAGAGGAAAAGAACAAAAACTCTACAGGCAGTGGGTTAAAAGGCTACTGTGTGGTTCCACAGGCGTCTTTGAAACGTGTTACTGGCAAAGCTTTGCAGGTTTTCAGGTTCCTTAAAACCAACTTGCTTGATATGGATGTGGCACTACCTGAAGAAGCTTTAAGACCATCGAAATCACATCCAGATCGTAGACGAGCTTGGCGTGCTTTTGTTAAATCGGCACAAAGCATTTTCGAG TTGGTTCAGGCAGCAATTGTGGTAGAAGACATGATAAAGACGGAGTACTTGAAAAATGAATGGTGGTACTGGTCTTCTCTATCAGCGGCAGTTAAAATCTCGACACTCTCTGCGCTATCCCTTCACATCTTCTCCCTCGATGCAGCGATTATGTACGATAAAAGCATAACTGAATCAGATCCTATGGATGAGACAAAGGAGATAGGCTTACAAGAGCAGAAGTCACAAGCTGTAACTGATACACAAGAAAGAAGCAGCAGAGCTAACAGAAGGTCCGGTAAGAAAAGGAAAGAACCTGAGGGATCATAA